Proteins found in one Quercus robur chromosome 2, dhQueRobu3.1, whole genome shotgun sequence genomic segment:
- the LOC126713309 gene encoding RNA pseudouridine synthase 3, mitochondrial isoform X2 has protein sequence MWKKILNRQQILFSVRQYSRISPPQPAYADPVIRVSNNIAQLGGPKEGPKPRQLLSLPPFPAHPLPRKNSFSIPGQSTRVTAISWVKYYFDEISDTVIQSHFNKGLVQIECPILEDSYVDKEGHMKPLRKIRPNEVMEAGARVYIPVSVAETRISKRFDTIPSGTLYPNADEIEYLQRLVKYKDSAIIVLNKPPRLPVKGNLPVHNSMDALAAAALSYDYDEGPKLAWNDAYEATYQRYWALVIGCPKQKEGLIRAPLSKVLLNDGKTERVILAHQTGLEASQEAITEYRVLGPKINGCSWIELHPLTSRKHQLRVHCAEALGTPIVGDYKYGWFVHQRWKQMPRVDIEPTTGKPYRLRRPEGLDVQKGSVLSKVPLLHLHCRELVLPNIAKFLQVLDQKSEKLHPALSSKPDLLRFVASMPNHMKISWNLMSSYLV, from the exons ATGTGGAAAAAAATCCTCAATCGCCAACAGATATTGTTTTCTGTTAGGCAATACTCTAGAATTTCTCCTCCACAACCTGCTTACGCTGACCCGGTAATCCGGGTTTCCAACAACATAGCCCAATTGGGTGGCCCAAAAGAAGGTCCAAAGCCTCGGCAGCTCCTGTCTTTGCCTCCATTTCCTGCTCATCCTCTACCCAGAAAGAACTCGTTCAGCATCCCTGGTCAGTCCACTCGGGTCACCGCTATCAGTTGGGTCAAGTATTACTTTGATGAGATTTCGGACACTGTGATTCAGTCACATTTCAACAAAGGCCTT gtccAGATAGAATGCCCAATTTTGGAGGACTCCTATGTTGACAAGGAAGGACATATGAAACCTTTGAGGAAG ATTAGGCCTAATGAGGTCATGGAGGCTGGGGCAAGAGTTTACATACCTGTATCAGTTGCTGAGACCAGGATTTCCAAGAGATTTGACACTATTCCAAGTGGGACACTATATCCAAATGCCGATGAGATAGAGTACTTGCAAAGGCTTGTCAAGTACAAG GACTCTGCTATAATTGTGCTAAACAAGCCCCCAAGACTGCCAGTTAAG GGGAATCTGCCTGTTCATAACAGCATGGATGCGCTGGCAGCTGCAGCTCTTTCTTATGATTATGATGAGGGTCCTAAGTTG GCTTGGAATGATGCATATGAAGCAACATATCAGAGGTATTGGGCTTTGGTCATAGGCTGTCCCAAGCAAAAGGAAGGCTTAATTCGTGCTCCTCTTTCAAAG GTGCTTCTGAATGATGGGAAGACTGAGAGGGTCATCTTGGCTCATCAAACAGGTTTAGAAGCTTCTCAAGAGGCAATAACTGAATATCGGGTTCTTGGTCCTAAGATAAACGGATGCTCATGGATTGAATTACATCCACTTACTAGCCGGAAGCATCAG CTCCGTGTCCATTGTGCTGAAGCTCTTGGCACTCCAATTGTGGGCGACTATAAATATGGTTGGTTTGTTCACCAGAGATGGAAGCAAATGCCTCGAGTTGATATTGAGCCAACAACTGGGAAACCATATAGGTTGCGAAGGCCAGAAGGTCTGGATGTTCAGAAGGGAAGTGTTTTATCTAAGGTTCCCTTGTTACATCTGCACTGTAGAGAGCTTGTGCTTCCCAACATTGCAAAGTTCCTTCAGGTTTTGGATCAAAAGTCAGAAAAGCTGCATCCCGCACTGAGCTCAAAGCCAGATCTCCTTCGTTTTGTGGCATCAATGCCTAACCACATGAAAATTAGCTGGAATCTTATGTCTTCCTATCTGGTATAA
- the LOC126713309 gene encoding RNA pseudouridine synthase 3, mitochondrial isoform X1: MWKKILNRQQILFSVRQYSRISPPQPAYADPVIRVSNNIAQLGGPKEGPKPRQLLSLPPFPAHPLPRKNSFSIPGQSTRVTAISWVKYYFDEISDTVIQSHFNKGLVQIECPILEDSYVDKEGHMKPLRKIRPNEVMEAGARVYIPVSVAETRISKRFDTIPSGTLYPNADEIEYLQRLVKYKDSAIIVLNKPPRLPVKGNLPVHNSMDALAAAALSYDYDEGPKLVHRLDRESSGLLLMGRTKESVDHLQWLFSDINKANFSCEAWNDAYEATYQRYWALVIGCPKQKEGLIRAPLSKVLLNDGKTERVILAHQTGLEASQEAITEYRVLGPKINGCSWIELHPLTSRKHQLRVHCAEALGTPIVGDYKYGWFVHQRWKQMPRVDIEPTTGKPYRLRRPEGLDVQKGSVLSKVPLLHLHCRELVLPNIAKFLQVLDQKSEKLHPALSSKPDLLRFVASMPNHMKISWNLMSSYLV; this comes from the exons ATGTGGAAAAAAATCCTCAATCGCCAACAGATATTGTTTTCTGTTAGGCAATACTCTAGAATTTCTCCTCCACAACCTGCTTACGCTGACCCGGTAATCCGGGTTTCCAACAACATAGCCCAATTGGGTGGCCCAAAAGAAGGTCCAAAGCCTCGGCAGCTCCTGTCTTTGCCTCCATTTCCTGCTCATCCTCTACCCAGAAAGAACTCGTTCAGCATCCCTGGTCAGTCCACTCGGGTCACCGCTATCAGTTGGGTCAAGTATTACTTTGATGAGATTTCGGACACTGTGATTCAGTCACATTTCAACAAAGGCCTT gtccAGATAGAATGCCCAATTTTGGAGGACTCCTATGTTGACAAGGAAGGACATATGAAACCTTTGAGGAAG ATTAGGCCTAATGAGGTCATGGAGGCTGGGGCAAGAGTTTACATACCTGTATCAGTTGCTGAGACCAGGATTTCCAAGAGATTTGACACTATTCCAAGTGGGACACTATATCCAAATGCCGATGAGATAGAGTACTTGCAAAGGCTTGTCAAGTACAAG GACTCTGCTATAATTGTGCTAAACAAGCCCCCAAGACTGCCAGTTAAG GGGAATCTGCCTGTTCATAACAGCATGGATGCGCTGGCAGCTGCAGCTCTTTCTTATGATTATGATGAGGGTCCTAAGTTG GTTCATCGTCTTGACCGAGAGAGTAGTGGCCTCCTTTTGATGGGGAGAACCAAAGAAAGTGTAGATCATCTTCAGTGGTTATTTAGTGACATAAACAAAGCAAATTTCTCCTGTGAG GCTTGGAATGATGCATATGAAGCAACATATCAGAGGTATTGGGCTTTGGTCATAGGCTGTCCCAAGCAAAAGGAAGGCTTAATTCGTGCTCCTCTTTCAAAG GTGCTTCTGAATGATGGGAAGACTGAGAGGGTCATCTTGGCTCATCAAACAGGTTTAGAAGCTTCTCAAGAGGCAATAACTGAATATCGGGTTCTTGGTCCTAAGATAAACGGATGCTCATGGATTGAATTACATCCACTTACTAGCCGGAAGCATCAG CTCCGTGTCCATTGTGCTGAAGCTCTTGGCACTCCAATTGTGGGCGACTATAAATATGGTTGGTTTGTTCACCAGAGATGGAAGCAAATGCCTCGAGTTGATATTGAGCCAACAACTGGGAAACCATATAGGTTGCGAAGGCCAGAAGGTCTGGATGTTCAGAAGGGAAGTGTTTTATCTAAGGTTCCCTTGTTACATCTGCACTGTAGAGAGCTTGTGCTTCCCAACATTGCAAAGTTCCTTCAGGTTTTGGATCAAAAGTCAGAAAAGCTGCATCCCGCACTGAGCTCAAAGCCAGATCTCCTTCGTTTTGTGGCATCAATGCCTAACCACATGAAAATTAGCTGGAATCTTATGTCTTCCTATCTGGTATAA
- the LOC126713308 gene encoding uncharacterized protein LOC126713308 — MTLNLGCSCSPWLFSHQSPPLPKLSETFATNNYYNNISYSLTFVNFSKTFKTRASSLSESQNGLVENSVSQLLDEESLAKVSGAKDANEALDMIGDKCGRNGGVVGVNDCCLIITAALERNNAELALSVFYAMRASFDQGTTENGSFAEIWKWSRPDVHVYTSLIRGLAASLRVSDALRIIEDICQMGVSPAEEVPFGKVVRCPSCMIAVAVAQPQHGIQVVSCAKCRYKYELISGDIVSIESEEISMDVPAWKRGLRFLQIMKQSIPSAVHSIVVETPSGMARTHRFATETVDLPAQEGERVTIAVAAPSKVYREVGPFKFSPKAPNFYAGEPMCLTNHKDGRESLLLRAPLKEGNSSLLNPSILFPLLAVLATGDAASGIINPSLPQFLSAAAVASLAVGATVNALVLPQLNQLPQRSVDAIAIKQQLLAQYDMLQSRIKDLKEAAEKEVWMLARMCQLENKIFAVGEPSYRARRSRVKRVREGLENSLKGRIELIDSFARISSMIEIEVELDSDVLAAEAASNVESIAEQIQQIMELENLEERWKLQAEANDEAERLLSSQSIPTEQI; from the exons ATGACTCTCAACTTGGGTTGTTCTTGTTCTCCTTGGCTTTTCTCTCACCAATCTCCTCCACTTCCCAAACTCTCTGAAACCTTTGCCACCAACAACTACTACAACAATATTTCTTATTCTCTTACTTTTGTTAACTTCTCTAAGACCTTCAAGACCAGAGCCTCTTCTTTGAGTGAGAGCCAGAATGGGTTGGTTGAGAACTCGGTTTCCCAGCTTTTGGACGAGGAGTCGCTTGCTAAGGTTTCGGGTGCTAAGGATGCCAACGAAGCTTTGGACATGATTGGTGACAAGTGTGGAAGAAATGGAGGTGTTGTGGGAGTTAATGATTGTTGCTTGATTATAACAGCTGCGCTTGAGCGCAACAATGCTGAGTTGGCTTTGTCGGTTTTCTATGCCATGCGTGCCAGCTTTGACCAAG GTACTACTGAAAATGGATCTTTTGCTGAGATATGGAAGTGGTCCAGGCCTGATGTACATGTTTACACATCATTAATTAGGGGTCTTGCAGCATCATTGAGGGTTTCTGATGCTCTTAGGATAATTGAAGATATTTGCCAAATGGGAGTATCTCCTGCCGAGGAG GTCCCTTTTGGAAAGGTTGTGAGATGTCCTAGTTGTATGATAGCTGTTGCTGTTGCACAACCCCAACATGGTATTCAG GTTGTATCCTGTGCGAAGTGCCGCTACAAGTATGAACTTATTTCTGGCGACATAGTTAGCATCGAGTCTGAAGAAATCAG CATGGATGTTCCAGCATGGAAAAGAGGGCTAAGATTCCTGCAAATAATGAAGCAAAGCATTCCTTCTGCTGTTCACTCTATCGTG GTAGAGACTCCTTCTGGTATGGCGCGCACGCACAGATTTGCTACTGAAACAGTTGATCTCCCAGCACAAGAAGGAGAAAGGGTTACCATTGCTGTAGCAGCTCCATCAAAAGTTTATAGAGAGGTAGGCCCCTTCAAATTCAGTCCAAAGGCCCCCAACTTCTATGCTGGAGAGCCTATGTGCCTGACAAACCACAAAGATGGCCGAGAATCACTATTGTTAAGAGCACCACTAAAAGAAGGAAACTCATCCTTACTTAATCCCTCCATCCTCTTTCCCCTTCTTGCTGTGTTGGCCACTGGAGATGCTGCCTCTGGAATTATTAACCCCAGCTTGCCCCAGTTCCTTTCAGCTGCTGCAGTCGCATCTCTTGCTGTGGGGGCTACTGTAAATGCTTTGGTTCTGCCCCAGTTAAATCAA CTTCCTCAAAGATCAGTGGATGCAATTGCTATAAAGCAGCAGCTTTTAGCTCAATATGATATGCTCCAGTCTCGCATCAAGGACCTTAAAGAAGCTGCTGAAAAAGAG GTTTGGATGTTGGCTCGGATGTGCCAATTGGAGAACAAAATTTTTGCTGTAGGAGAACCCTCTTATCG TGCTCGGAGAAGTAGAGTCAAAAGAGTGCGAGAAGGCTTGGAAAACTCCCTCAAGGGACGAATTGAACTAATCGACAGCTTTGCAAGA ATTTCTTCAATGATTGAAATCGAAGTAGAATTGGACTCTGACGTACTTGCTGCTGAAGCAGCAAGCAATGTG GAAAGTATTGCTGAACAGATACAACAAATAATGGAGCTAGAGAATCTTGAAGAG AGATGGAAACTACAAGCTGAAGCAAACGATGAGGCAGAAAGACTTCTTAGTTCCCAATCCATACCCACAGAACAGATTTAA
- the LOC126697438 gene encoding uncharacterized protein LOC126697438: MGLNKKFKYMKSDPERLVVTCVHDACPWSVRAICSKRHKQWIITTCKGPHTCSSLQVDHDGRMMDSKFIAITLESFVQEDISRTIATLRSLLHAKHDHWVSHYKVWDAKQKAITTIYGDFDKSSAELPRFLVVLKDADPTTMTQLKYDHRGVPGTCTFNCAFWAFGPCIEGFKHCRSVISINATHFYGKYKGKLLIAMATDANNKVYPLAFAVVKSESKETWGWFLACLK; the protein is encoded by the coding sequence ATGGGGCTCAATAAGAAATTTAAGTACATGAAGTCAGACCCCGAGAGACTGGTTGTAACGTGTGTACACGATGCATGTCCATGGTCAGTTCGAGCTATCTGCAGCAAAAGGCACAAGCAGTGGATAATCACAACATGTAAGGGTCCCCACACTTGCTCGTCACTCCAAGTGGATCATGATGGAAGGATGATGGATTCAAAGTTCATTGCCATCACACTTGAGTCATTCGTACAGGAAGACATTTCAAGAACAATAGCAACCCTGCGTAGTCTTCTGCATGCGAAGCACGACCATTGGGTGTCTCACTATAAGGTTTGGGATGCAAAACAGAAGGCGATTACGACCATCTATGGGGATTTCGATAAGTCATCCGCAGAATTGCCTCGATTTCTGGTGGTGTTAAAAGATGCAGATCCAACCACAATGACACAATTGAAGTACGACCACCGTGGTGTGCCGGGAACTTGCACATTTAACTGTGCCTTTTGGGCTTTTGGTCCGTGTATTGAAGGGTTCAAGCATTGCAGGTCGGTGATAAGCATCAATGCAACGCACTTCTATGGCAAGTACAAGGGGAAGTTGTTGATAGCAATGGCAACGGATGCTAACAACAAggtttatccgctcgcatttgcCGTTGTTAAGAGTGAGAGCAAGGAGACATGGGGATGGTTCTTGGCATGCCTGAAATGA